One genomic region from Deltaproteobacteria bacterium encodes:
- the cysM gene encoding cysteine synthase CysM has translation MYTADASWNLTALVGETPLVALDALVGRPEVRLLGKLEGTNPGGSVKDRAAWWMIRNAIARGELRPGMRLIEPTSGNTGIALAMIAATQRIPLVLVMPEDATAERVQTMRAYGAEVVLTPAALRMEGAIDVARARCAEGGYLMLDQFSNPDNPLAHYESTGPEIWRDTGGAITHFVSAMGTTGTIVGTSRFLKEQRQTIQIVGVHPKEGSQIPGIRRWPAAYLPRIYEPSRVDRVLEVSAEEANETARTLARTCGVLAGASSGGAVAAALRVCSELDAGLVVVVICDRGDRYLSSNLYAPKGAP, from the coding sequence ATGTACACGGCTGACGCCTCGTGGAACCTCACCGCCCTCGTGGGCGAAACGCCGCTCGTGGCGCTGGACGCGCTCGTCGGGCGACCGGAGGTGCGCCTCCTCGGCAAGCTCGAGGGGACCAACCCGGGCGGCAGCGTCAAGGATCGCGCCGCCTGGTGGATGATCCGGAACGCGATCGCCCGGGGCGAGCTGCGTCCCGGCATGCGCCTCATCGAGCCCACGAGCGGGAACACCGGCATCGCGCTGGCCATGATCGCCGCCACGCAGCGGATCCCGCTCGTGCTGGTGATGCCCGAGGACGCCACGGCCGAGCGCGTGCAAACCATGCGCGCCTACGGGGCCGAGGTGGTCCTCACGCCGGCGGCGCTGCGCATGGAGGGCGCCATCGACGTCGCGCGCGCCCGCTGCGCGGAGGGCGGCTACCTGATGCTGGACCAGTTCTCGAACCCCGATAACCCCCTCGCGCACTACGAGAGCACGGGGCCCGAGATCTGGCGCGACACCGGCGGGGCGATCACCCACTTCGTCTCGGCGATGGGCACCACGGGCACGATCGTGGGCACCTCGCGCTTCCTCAAGGAACAGCGCCAGACGATCCAGATCGTGGGCGTACACCCCAAGGAGGGCTCGCAGATCCCCGGCATTCGACGCTGGCCCGCGGCCTACCTCCCGCGGATCTACGAACCCTCCCGCGTGGACCGCGTGCTGGAGGTCAGCGCCGAAGAGGCCAACGAGACCGCGCGCACGCTGGCGCGAACCTGCGGGGTCCTCGCCGGGGCGAGCAGCGGCGGCGCGGTGGCGGCCGCTCTCCGTGTCTGCTCCGAGCTGGACGCGGGACTTGTCGTCGTGGTGATCTGCGACCGGGGAGACCGCTACCTCTCGTCCAACCTGTACGCACCGAAAGGAGCGCCATGA
- a CDS encoding HypC/HybG/HupF family hydrogenase formation chaperone, translated as MCLAVPLRVVSLDDAGRAEAELGGVRQTVHVALLDEVRVGDYVIVHAGFAIGRLDPEEAERTLALFAGLAAAAEAADERSP; from the coding sequence ATGTGCCTCGCCGTACCCCTCCGCGTCGTCTCCCTCGACGACGCGGGACGCGCCGAAGCCGAGCTGGGCGGCGTGCGCCAGACGGTCCACGTCGCGCTGCTCGACGAGGTGCGGGTCGGTGACTACGTGATCGTCCACGCGGGCTTCGCTATCGGGCGACTCGACCCCGAGGAGGCCGAGCGAACCCTGGCGCTCTTCGCCGGGCTCGCCGCCGCCGCCGAGGCCGCCGACGAGCGCTCCCCGTGA
- a CDS encoding OsmC family protein → MKISIRRTRGAQFEGLSESGQKALLDGPPNAGGQGEGVRPMELVLMGMAGCSALDVLHILGQQHQPIEDLEVHVEAQRADAIPAVLTQIDLHYVASGAIDLHKLERAVKLSLEKYCSVSRMLESTAKISHRITLREPTT, encoded by the coding sequence ATGAAGATCTCGATTCGTCGTACGCGGGGAGCGCAGTTCGAAGGCCTCAGCGAGAGCGGTCAGAAGGCCCTGCTGGACGGTCCGCCGAACGCCGGCGGCCAGGGCGAGGGCGTTCGCCCGATGGAGCTCGTGCTGATGGGGATGGCCGGCTGCTCGGCCCTCGACGTGCTCCACATCCTGGGCCAGCAGCACCAGCCGATCGAAGACCTGGAGGTTCACGTCGAGGCGCAGCGTGCCGACGCGATCCCCGCCGTCCTCACGCAGATCGACCTGCACTACGTCGCGTCGGGGGCCATAGACCTGCACAAGCTCGAACGCGCCGTGAAGCTCTCCCTCGAGAAGTACTGCTCCGTCTCGCGGATGCTGGAGTCCACTGCCAAGATCTCCCACCGCATCACGCTCCGCGAACCGACGACGTAG
- the hypD gene encoding hydrogenase formation protein HypD, with protein sequence MKFVDDFRHAPSARALLAALRRDVHPGATYRLMEFCGGHTHALWRYGLQELLPPEVRMIHGPGCPVCVLPSARVDLAIALAQHESVALCTFGDLLRVPGSHRTSLLHARAAGADVRSVYSPAEALELARREPTRQVVFFAIGFETTAPATALLLEQARELGLTNFSVHCNHLLTPSAMTSILESTQVRRLAAVPIDGFVGPAHVSVVIGSRPYEHFAEEYRKPVVIAGFEPLDLLQAILMLVRQVNAGQARVENQYRRAVTREGNARAQAVVSRVFELRRTFEWRGLGTIPYSALRIREAFSDLDAEQRFPLTLPAGRENPACQCGAVLRGALAPEECPLFGTLCTPESPIGSCMVSSEGACAAHYTFGRRSRRASPPPASTEVGR encoded by the coding sequence GTGAAGTTCGTGGACGACTTCCGGCACGCGCCGTCGGCTCGCGCGCTTCTCGCCGCCCTCAGGCGCGACGTCCACCCCGGCGCCACCTACCGCCTGATGGAGTTCTGTGGCGGCCACACGCACGCGCTCTGGCGCTACGGCCTGCAGGAGCTCCTCCCTCCCGAGGTGCGCATGATCCACGGGCCGGGGTGCCCCGTTTGCGTGCTTCCCAGCGCGCGCGTGGACCTGGCCATCGCCCTGGCGCAGCACGAGAGCGTGGCGCTCTGCACCTTCGGCGACCTCCTGCGCGTCCCCGGCTCGCACCGCACGAGCCTGCTCCACGCCCGGGCCGCGGGCGCGGACGTCCGCTCCGTCTACTCCCCGGCCGAAGCGCTCGAGCTCGCACGCCGCGAACCGACCCGTCAGGTCGTCTTCTTCGCCATCGGCTTCGAAACGACCGCACCGGCCACCGCGCTCCTCCTCGAGCAGGCGCGGGAGCTCGGCCTGACGAACTTCTCGGTCCACTGCAATCACCTGCTCACCCCCTCGGCGATGACGAGCATCCTCGAGTCCACCCAGGTGCGGCGCCTCGCCGCAGTACCGATCGACGGCTTCGTCGGCCCCGCGCACGTCAGCGTGGTGATCGGCAGCCGGCCCTACGAGCACTTCGCCGAGGAGTACCGCAAGCCCGTGGTCATCGCCGGCTTCGAACCGCTCGACCTGCTGCAGGCCATCCTGATGCTCGTGCGCCAGGTGAACGCCGGCCAGGCGCGGGTCGAGAACCAGTACCGCCGCGCGGTCACCCGCGAGGGGAACGCGAGGGCCCAGGCCGTGGTCTCGCGGGTCTTCGAGCTCCGACGCACCTTCGAGTGGCGCGGCCTCGGCACCATCCCCTACAGCGCGCTCCGCATCCGCGAGGCCTTCTCCGACCTCGACGCCGAGCAGCGCTTTCCGCTCACCCTGCCGGCCGGACGGGAGAATCCCGCCTGCCAGTGCGGGGCGGTGCTGCGTGGCGCGCTCGCCCCCGAGGAGTGTCCGCTCTTCGGCACGCTCTGCACCCCGGAGAGCCCCATCGGCTCGTGCATGGTCTCCTCCGAGGGGGCCTGCGCGGCGCACTACACCTTCGGACGCCGTTCGCGACGCGCGTCTCCTCCCCCGGCCAGCACGGAGGTCGGCCGATGA
- a CDS encoding aldo/keto reductase, with protein MTTFRDRTILGRTGLRVSRLGLASGYGVPDDAVERAFHEHGLNYFYWSSPRRGGMKRALQRLARTHRQELVIALQTYDHTGLVLSRFHERGLRALGIDYADVLILGWFNHYPRERVLDAALSLKAQGKVRFLALSGHRRENFRELLARPSSPIDIFMIRYNAAHRGAEVEVFPHLPAEGRPGITTYTATRWGQLLQERRMPSGERPLSASECYRFVLSHPAVDLCMIGPADGEQLTEAVRALDAGPLSEPDLARVRRIGDHVHG; from the coding sequence GTGACGACCTTCCGCGACCGGACGATCCTCGGGCGAACCGGCCTCCGGGTGAGCCGGCTAGGCCTCGCCTCCGGCTACGGCGTTCCCGACGACGCCGTGGAACGGGCCTTCCACGAGCACGGCCTGAACTACTTCTACTGGTCGTCGCCCCGTCGGGGCGGGATGAAGCGCGCGCTCCAGCGGCTGGCCCGGACCCACCGTCAGGAGCTGGTCATCGCCCTTCAGACCTACGACCACACGGGGCTCGTCTTGTCGCGGTTTCACGAGCGCGGGCTGCGAGCCCTCGGGATCGACTACGCGGACGTCCTGATCCTGGGCTGGTTCAACCACTACCCGCGGGAGCGCGTGCTCGACGCGGCGCTCTCCCTCAAGGCGCAGGGCAAGGTCCGCTTCCTCGCGCTCTCGGGGCATCGACGGGAGAACTTCCGCGAGCTGCTCGCCCGCCCCAGCTCGCCGATCGACATCTTCATGATCCGCTACAACGCCGCGCATCGCGGGGCAGAGGTCGAGGTCTTTCCTCACCTGCCCGCGGAGGGTCGTCCAGGGATCACGACCTACACCGCCACGCGCTGGGGCCAGCTCCTGCAGGAGCGGCGCATGCCGTCGGGGGAGCGCCCGCTCTCGGCCAGCGAGTGCTACCGCTTCGTGCTCTCCCACCCGGCGGTGGACCTCTGCATGATCGGTCCCGCCGACGGCGAGCAGCTCACCGAGGCCGTGCGGGCGCTGGACGCGGGCCCCCTGTCCGAGCCCGACCTCGCGCGCGTGCGCCGCATCGGAGACCATGTACACGGCTGA
- a CDS encoding alpha/beta hydrolase yields MTSRLELALGVLNGAVGDYLARTRNGLATEMTLVHQGRPVPAAAAALARAYPQASRRAVLLVHGLMCTEDVWRLPDGSDYGSLLERDFGWTPLYLRFNSGLPIPDNGVALARLLEALPDVYPGPLEELVFVGFSLGGLVVRSACHEASLAGSPWLKRVRRAFYVGTPHRGAALERLGRAAAGLLRVIPDPYARLVAELGDLRSEGIKDLGDADLRHEDRARRRDGITLRDPQHPVPLLPGIAHHLVAGSVARDPRLSLLFGDAVVALSSATDGSLRAASPLPADRVHVIPEATHLQLAHDLRVYDRLRAWCAEGPDS; encoded by the coding sequence ATGACTTCCCGGCTGGAGCTCGCGCTAGGTGTGCTGAACGGCGCGGTGGGCGACTACCTGGCCCGCACGCGCAATGGGCTCGCCACGGAGATGACTCTCGTGCATCAGGGGCGACCGGTCCCCGCTGCCGCAGCCGCCCTGGCCCGCGCCTACCCGCAGGCCTCGCGACGCGCGGTCCTGCTGGTTCATGGGCTGATGTGCACCGAGGATGTGTGGCGCCTCCCGGACGGGAGCGACTACGGGTCCCTGCTCGAGAGGGACTTCGGCTGGACGCCGCTCTACCTGCGTTTCAACTCCGGCCTGCCGATCCCCGACAACGGCGTGGCGCTGGCGCGGCTGCTCGAGGCGCTCCCCGACGTCTACCCCGGCCCGCTCGAAGAGCTGGTGTTCGTCGGGTTCAGCCTCGGTGGCCTGGTCGTGCGCAGCGCCTGCCACGAGGCCTCCCTGGCCGGCTCGCCCTGGCTGAAACGGGTGCGTCGGGCCTTCTATGTCGGCACGCCCCACCGCGGCGCGGCGCTCGAACGCCTGGGGCGGGCCGCTGCCGGCCTGCTTCGCGTGATACCGGACCCCTACGCGCGCCTCGTCGCCGAGCTCGGCGACCTGCGCAGCGAGGGGATCAAGGACCTCGGCGACGCCGATCTGCGACACGAGGACCGTGCCCGCCGCCGGGACGGAATCACCCTGCGCGACCCGCAACATCCCGTGCCGCTGCTTCCGGGTATCGCGCACCACCTCGTGGCGGGATCGGTCGCGCGAGACCCGCGGCTGTCCTTGCTGTTCGGCGACGCGGTGGTCGCACTCTCCAGCGCGACGGACGGAAGCCTCCGGGCGGCGAGCCCCCTGCCCGCCGATCGCGTCCATGTGATCCCGGAGGCGACGCACCTCCAGCTCGCGCACGACCTCCGGGTCTACGACCGGCTCCGCGCGTGGTGCGCGGAGGGGCCCGATTCGTGA
- the hypE gene encoding hydrogenase expression/formation protein HypE: MTTAASGAHDEPCVELVHGSGGRATHRLVEELFLAAFGNPTLHARNDGAVLPPIPGRLVVSTDMHVVSPLFFPGGDIGSLAVNGTINDVAMTGARPLYLTAGFVLEAGLPLADLARIASSMATAAGAAGVTIVAGDTKVVEPGKADRLFISTTGVGVLADGVELGADRARPGDRLLLSGSLGEHATAILAGRMQLDLEARVVSDCAALHELVAALLAAAPHLRCLRDPTRGGLGATLNELAHQSRVGMVLDETAIPVTEEVRAICELLGFDPLYLANEGKLVAVCPPEEADAALASLRAHPLGRRAAAIGEVVPDPHGFVELRTAFGGRRVLDWLAGDQLPRIC; the protein is encoded by the coding sequence ATGACGACCGCGGCCTCGGGCGCCCACGACGAGCCCTGCGTCGAGCTGGTCCACGGCTCGGGGGGTCGCGCCACGCACCGGCTGGTCGAGGAGCTCTTCCTGGCCGCGTTCGGCAACCCGACCCTCCACGCGCGTAACGACGGCGCGGTCCTCCCGCCCATCCCCGGCCGCCTCGTCGTCTCGACGGACATGCACGTCGTCTCGCCGCTCTTCTTCCCCGGTGGAGACATCGGCTCGCTGGCCGTGAACGGGACGATCAACGACGTGGCCATGACGGGGGCTCGCCCCCTCTACCTGACGGCCGGCTTCGTGCTCGAGGCGGGGCTCCCTCTCGCCGACCTCGCGCGCATCGCGAGCTCGATGGCCACCGCGGCCGGAGCGGCGGGGGTCACCATCGTGGCCGGGGACACCAAGGTCGTGGAGCCGGGGAAGGCCGACCGGCTCTTCATCAGCACCACGGGGGTCGGCGTGCTGGCCGACGGGGTGGAGCTCGGCGCCGACCGCGCGCGCCCTGGCGACAGGCTCCTCCTGAGCGGCTCCCTCGGCGAGCACGCCACGGCCATCCTCGCCGGGCGGATGCAGCTCGACCTGGAGGCGCGGGTGGTCTCCGACTGCGCGGCGCTTCACGAGCTCGTCGCCGCGCTCCTCGCGGCGGCGCCCCACCTGCGCTGCCTGCGCGACCCCACGCGCGGCGGCCTCGGCGCCACGCTCAACGAGCTGGCGCACCAGTCGCGCGTGGGGATGGTGCTCGACGAGACGGCGATCCCGGTCACCGAGGAGGTACGCGCCATCTGCGAGCTCCTCGGCTTCGACCCGCTCTACCTGGCCAACGAGGGGAAGCTCGTGGCTGTCTGCCCACCCGAGGAGGCCGACGCCGCACTCGCCTCTCTACGCGCGCACCCGCTCGGGCGCCGCGCGGCCGCGATCGGCGAGGTGGTCCCCGATCCCCACGGCTTCGTGGAGCTCCGAACGGCCTTCGGCGGTCGGCGCGTCCTGGACTGGCTCGCCGGGGACCAGCTCCCGCGCATCTGTTGA
- a CDS encoding sigma-54-dependent Fis family transcriptional regulator, protein MEHRAGEFCNLCGLVPVAPRLKGATHVVAKSAAMQGLLKRAARFAASDAPVAVLGETGTGKEVVARILHANSPRAKEPFVAVNVTALPAELLESELFGHAKGAFTGAASARPGLFEAAHRGTLFLDEIGEMPPPLQAKLLRALQHGELRRVGENVAFEVDVRVVCATHRDLPRRVREGLFREDLYYRLKVLTLEVPTLRERAEDILPLARHFLAEERTASQGFSSAAERRLRRYGWPGNVRELENVVKHGAALATGPTVGEEDLPGELLDPAPKAPRAKSPPEGEPLKTLAEVEREHILRVLDGCGGSPSQAARVLDIARNTLWRKLRTV, encoded by the coding sequence ATGGAACACAGAGCGGGAGAGTTCTGCAACCTCTGCGGGCTGGTGCCGGTCGCCCCCCGGCTGAAGGGGGCGACCCACGTCGTCGCGAAGAGCGCCGCGATGCAGGGGCTGCTCAAGCGCGCCGCGCGATTCGCCGCCAGCGACGCGCCGGTGGCCGTGCTGGGCGAGACGGGCACGGGCAAGGAGGTGGTCGCGCGGATCCTCCACGCCAACTCGCCCCGAGCCAAGGAGCCGTTCGTGGCGGTGAACGTCACGGCCCTCCCCGCCGAGCTCCTCGAGTCCGAGCTCTTCGGCCACGCGAAGGGGGCCTTCACGGGCGCCGCCTCCGCGCGCCCCGGCCTCTTCGAAGCGGCCCACCGAGGCACGCTCTTCCTCGACGAGATCGGCGAGATGCCGCCGCCGCTGCAAGCCAAGCTCCTGCGCGCCCTGCAACACGGCGAGCTCCGGCGCGTCGGGGAGAACGTGGCCTTTGAGGTGGACGTGCGCGTGGTCTGCGCGACGCATCGCGACCTCCCCCGCCGGGTGCGCGAGGGCCTTTTTCGCGAGGACCTCTACTACCGCCTGAAGGTGCTGACCCTCGAGGTGCCGACGCTGCGCGAGCGGGCGGAGGACATCCTGCCCCTGGCACGTCACTTCCTCGCCGAGGAGCGGACGGCGAGCCAGGGCTTCTCCTCGGCGGCCGAGAGACGGCTGCGGCGCTACGGGTGGCCGGGCAACGTCCGGGAGCTCGAGAACGTGGTGAAGCACGGGGCGGCGCTGGCGACCGGCCCCACCGTGGGGGAGGAGGACCTGCCCGGCGAGCTCCTCGACCCGGCCCCGAAGGCGCCACGCGCGAAATCGCCGCCGGAAGGGGAGCCGCTGAAGACGCTGGCCGAGGTGGAGCGCGAACACATCCTCCGCGTCCTCGACGGGTGCGGGGGCTCCCCATCGCAGGCGGCGCGGGTCCTCGACATCGCGCGAAACACCCTGTGGCGAAAGCTGCGGACCGTCTGA